In Sphaeramia orbicularis chromosome 3, fSphaOr1.1, whole genome shotgun sequence, a genomic segment contains:
- the kif28 gene encoding LOW QUALITY PROTEIN: kinesin-like protein KIF28P (The sequence of the model RefSeq protein was modified relative to this genomic sequence to represent the inferred CDS: inserted 1 base in 1 codon), producing the protein MVSNSITIQDPRDPHNRRSFCFDYAYWSHSGFMQDRSGLYLPEDPGGRYADQDSVFEDLGEGILENALQGYNATLLAYGQTGSGKSYSMVGYGTNKGLVPKLCDRLFEAIRENQDSRQCQVFFSMLEIYNEQVIDLLSRGSRTPGGLRVREEQQRGFYVEGLRTVPCESAPQVEQLMEQGTRTRTTAATHMNANSSRSHMLIVLQLKQIFSKESITKQSNVNLVDLAGSERQRSSGSEADRLKEGTAINLSLTTLGNVISALADVAVGKKVVHIPYRDSVLTKLLQSALGGNSRTVMIATLSPADICYEESLSTLRYAERAKRIQNRAVVNESPTERLVKELKAENARLLQRLSRLGQEGRRTNDETKELRQLLTHNELQIRAIQTLWEQHLQEALKDWEQQYASITQERRMMQMHPYILNINEDAQLSGVVKLFIQEGEWDIGLCDSSPRSISIKGLGIQERHAVFRNEQRRVTLTPVSEAKVIINGMAVSDTTELQHLDRLILGSNCTYLFIGYPSERGGDDWSRYDYDYFQSELAAAEGIHLGESSSGSSQTDPSLLAVFYDYIKLMPMVAEANQMSQELNKGVEFKLEIKNLALSDSKGHDLEKEIIIRVTSEGNKQVWMWSKAKFVNRKFLMEEVYQQHQAEQSRDRSVEGLSTAMMPRDKDPFWDPLEPLLLGTAHLWLQSLAFRXPLEEQLEVLGSEGSEEAILQAQLVPCTSTGFPQGEDDILIDPSELLGRRLDFQLVLEQCCGLRWIREARNRGVQIRFKLFDCSKPLYTPAVWHNVNPLLDHRVHFASLHTSQCLLDYLQSSAVVLELWGLQEGCTDLTSSLDGVRMTSEGIFIIDQTGPADTVSLDSAELSCSMRALQQDLEDMKSENTLLRKENQSLREQLSTVKNGGENMRGRSVRPSCDAEFARALKVFYHSMTAVRGQLQRLRRHRPSEESDLLGLRFFVDEQSRLLRDFSEQLELSVTALKQDVAAIVRRKRERSGIWS; encoded by the exons ATGGTGTCAAACTCCATCACCATCCAAGACCCACGTGACCCACACAACCGCCGTTCATTCTGCTTTGACTACGCCTACTGGTCCCACAGCGGCTTCATGCAAGACCGGAGCGGCCTCTACCTGCCTGAGGATCCAGGAGGGCGATATGCTGACCAA GACAGTGTGTTTGAGGACCTGGGAGAAGGAATACTAGAGAATGCACTGCAG GGTTACAATGCCACTCTGCTGGCCTACGGGCAGACCGGCTCAGGGAAGAGTTATTCAATGGTGGGATATGGGACCAACAAAGGCCTGGTTCCTAAACTCTGTGATCGTCTTTTTGAGGCCATCAGAGAAAACCAGGATTCAAGACAGTGTCAG GTCTTTTTCAGTATGCTGGAAATCTATAATGAGCAG GTGATTGACCTGTTGTCCAGGGGGTCTCGTACCCCTGGGGGGCTCAGGGTCAGAGAAGAGCAGCAAAGAGGGTTCTATGTGGAGGGTCTTCGCACAGTTCCCTGTGAGAGCGCACCACAG GTGGAGCAGCTGATGGAACAGGGAACCAGGACTCGAACCACTGCTGCCACTCATATGAATGCAAACAGCAGCCGCTCACACATGCTCATTGttctgcagctgaaacag ATCTTCTCCAAAGAAAGCATCACTAAACAGTCCAATGTAAACCTGGTGGACCTGGCAGGCAGTGAGCGTCAGCGGTCATCGGGGTCAGAGGCGGATCGGCTCAAAGAGGGCACGGCCATTAATCTGAGCCTCACCACCCTGGGCAATGTCATCAG TGCACTCGCTGATGTGGCGGTGGGAAAAAAGGTCGTGCATATTCCCTACAGAGACTCAGTTCTTACCAAGCTGCTGCAGTCTGCACTGGGAGGCAACAGTCGCACTGTGATG ATTGCCACACTGAGCCCTGCTGATATCTGTTATGAGGAGTCACTCTCAACCCTTCGTTACGCTGAAAG GGCGAAGCGCATCCAGAACCGTGCTGTTGTGAATGAGAGTCCCACCGAGCGTCTGGTCAAAGAGCTGAAGGCAGAGAATGCCAGGCTGCTGCAGAGACTGAGCCGACTGGGCCAAGAGGGACGGAGAACCAACGACGAGACCA aggaGCTTCGACAGCTTCTGACCCACAATGAACTCCAGATCAGAGCCATTCAGACTCTCTGGGAGCAACACCTGCAGGAGGCGCTGAAGGACTGGGAGCAGCAGTACGCAAGCatcacacag GAGAGGAGGATGATGCAAATGCACCCCTACATTCTGAACATCAACGAGGATGCTCAGCTGTCAGGTGTCGTGAAGCTTTTTATCCAGGAGG GTGAATGGGACATCGGTCTCTGCGATTCGTCCCCACGATCCATCTCTATAAAGGGCTTAGG GATCCAAGAGCGCCATGCAGTGTTCAGGAACGAGCAGCGCCGTGTTACACTGACTCCAGTGTCAGAGGCAAAGGTCATCATCAATGGAATGGCCGTCTCCGACACGACTGAGCTGCAACACCTG GACCGTCTCATTCTCGGGTCAAACTGTACCTACCTTTTCATTGGTTATCCTTCTGAGAGGGGCGGGGATGACTGGAGCCGCTACGACTACGATTACTTCCAGTCTGAACTGGCTGCTGCTGAAGGCATCCACCTGG GTGAGTCCAGTTCTGGGTCCAGTCAGACGGACCCCAGTCTGTTGGCTGTTTTCTACGACTATATTAAACTGATGCCCATGGTGGCCGAGGCCAACCAGATGAGCCAGGAGCTGAACAAG GGTGTGGAGTTCAAACTGGAGATCAAGAATCTTGCCTTGTCAGACTCAAAAGGCCACGATCTGGAGAAAGAGATAATTATCAGAGTCACCTCTGAAGGCAACAAACAG GTGTGGATGTGGTCCAAGGCCAAGTTTGTGAACCGGAAATTTCTGATGGAAGAAGTATATCAGCAGCATCAGGCTGAACAGAGCAGAGACAGG agcGTCGAGGGCCTTTCTACAGCTATGATGCCCAGAGATAAAGACCCTTTCTGGGATCCGCTGGAGCCTCTGCTCCTGGGTACCGCTCACCTATGGCTTCAGTCTTTGGCCTTTC ATCCCctggaggagcagctggag GTGTTGGGCTCAGAGGGTTCAGAGGAGGCTATTCTACAAGCACAGCTGGTCCCCTGCACCTCCACTGGATT ccCACAGGGTGAAGACGACATCCTCATTGACCCCTCTGAGTTACTGGGTCGGCGTCTGGACTTTCAGCTGGTCCTGGAACAGTGCTGTGGTCTACGCTGGATAAGAGAGGCTCGTAATAGAGGGGTCCAGATCAG GTTTAAGTTATTTGACTGCTCCAAACCTCTCTATACTCCTGCTGTTTGGCACAACGTCAATCCTCTGCTAGATCACAGGGTTCACTTCGCCTCCCTTCACACCTCTCAGTGTCTGCTGGACTACCTGCAGAGCAGCGCCGTGGTTCTGGAGCTGTGGGGCCTTCAAG AGGGCTGTACGGACCTGACGTCCTCTCTGGATGGAGTGAGGATGACTTCAGAAGGCATCTTCATCATCGACCAGACAGGCCCAGCAGATACTGTG TCTCTGGATTCAGCAGAACTGAGCTGTTCAATGAGAGCTCTACAACAGGACCTAGAGGACATGAAGAGTGAAAACACCTTACTGAGAAAAGAGAACCAAAGTCTTAGAGAACAACTCAGCACAGTCAAAAATG GAGGGGAGAACATGCGAGGTCGGTCAGTGCGTCCTAGCTGTGATGCAGAATTTGCTCGTGCTCTGAAGGTTTTCTACCACAGTATGACAGCAGTCAGGGGTCAACTCCAACGCCTCCGCAGACACAGGCCCAGT GAGGAGTCAGACCTCTTAGGCCTCAGGTTCTTTGTGGATGAGCAGAgtcgtctgctcagagacttCTCAGAGCAGCTGGAACTGAGCGTCACTGCACTCAAACAAGACGTAGCTGCCATTGTCCGACGGAAACGGGAACGATCAGGAATCTGGTCGTAA